The segment attgaggaaaattaatataaatcatgaaaaaaCAACATGAGTCTATCCCGCGCATACTTGATTCTCGTGAATCTTTATTCATAAATCTTCCGGAAATTTTTTGATCacaataaaatacttaaaatatagctaaaatgtcttttaaaagaaattaatacaaatttcGAATGGATAACGAGGACACTTGAGGGGTTGTCTAAACAATTGGGTGTGCTGCCATGCGATATCCCCTTTCCCGCCACTCAGAACCGCCTTCATGACGAACTTCCGGGAGTTCTTGAGTTTCTGCACGTCCCGGACTATCTCCCCTGAATGAAAGAATATTCAATACAATTGCATGTTGGAAGatcttaatgattttcaaggagtttttctcaccattttcattcataaaaagcaatgaaatcctcccattttcataaatcttcGTTTcgaaattaatgaaaacacTGGCAATGCTCAGATTCTGGGCAGTGAAGTCAAATCTCCATTCAATGGAAGCCTCATTGGTGTCCTCTGTCCTCGCCAAGTAGGTCATCTTCCAATCGTGCTCAACTTTGCGGAAAATATTGTGGGAAGCATACTGACATGAATTCCAGGATGGGAATGTTTCAATGACCTGCAGCTCCTGCGGACTCTTGATATACTTTTCGTATACATCGTTGGAGCAGGAATACCGAAGATTGAACTGCCTGTGCTGCTTATCCATGTCAGTGGCGGTGAAGGTGAAAAACTGcccaaaaatgagaaaaagggaaattatCGACAAGCCAAAgctgaaaaattgataaaaattctcacagcATTCGATTGTTGTTCCCCACGGGATTGCTTCCACGCCAAACTCCCGGAAGATCTCCCCTTGAGCTCATCTTCATTCGGTTTCCTTGCCACGGTGAATCCAATGACTTCTGCAAGGGTTCTCTTGGCCAGATACTTCTTCTTAGCTTCGGTGCAATCTTTTTGCTTCCTCTCGCGAATCTTTATGATCACTCTCAGTAGCTCATCTTCAGAACATCTCGTCCTGCGCTTGAGAAGCTGAGTGTGATCATTGCAGTACCTCCACGTGACATCCTGAATGTCATCCTTGGAATGGGCAATAACGTAGTCAACATTCCTCTTCCAGCCGTGCTGGTACATCAGCGGAGCATCCACAACACTATCCGAGGGATCAACATGAATCCAGCGCTTCTGTGTTGTAGAATAGACTTCTGTCCACACGTGATCAAACGTAGCAACCACATATCGAGCATCATACCCTAAGCAGCGACAGAGGAATGTAAAACAGTTCGCGTACTCTCCGCATCTTCCCATCCGGGTGGTCAGGAGCGTAGCTACATCTTCGTAGCGATAGAAACGTGTCACAGTTGAGCAGCAATGAAGCTCTTCCACGCGAATCCCATCCTCAACCGATACAGATGATCTGCCATTGGTCTGTTTGCACACCTTGCAGGGAAGTTGATTGATCCACGTGAAGAAGGAATTCCTGAACCATTCTGTAAAGTCCACAAGGAGAAGATCCATAAATGCCGGTTCAGGATCTTTCCATGTCTTTGCCTTGATGGCTTTCTGAATCTGTCGCAGCTTCTCCTGCGTCTGTAGCTTCAATTTCTCAATCGGAATGCACTGCCTTCCGAATTCCTGAAGATCCTCATCTTCATACGACATCACAAGTTGGGCTCTATTCACAATGCCATGCAGGAAGGCATTGGAACTCCTTACAACGTTCAGGTTCTCGTTAAAGGCATGTTTCCTTGCCTTCCTGAACACAGGACGTTGATATTTTTGCTGAGATGAACATGACGCAGCACTTTCAGCCTCACTCCGCGTCACCTTTTCCAGGGAATTTTGGATGATGGCACGGTGTTTCTTAAGGCTACCCACGAGGACTTTTGTGGAGAGCGTGAGACATCCACTGTCCTCCTCAAATCCCAGCGCAATCAGTAAATCCTTCATCCCATCGAGCACCAGAAGTTTCTCCTTAATTGTCTTATTCTCCAGGCGAATTGTGCGGTATTTGAGGTTCTTCGGTTCCCCAATTACATTGTCCAGGAGTTTCAGGAGTATTCCCACACTAACACGATACTTTTCCACGTCTTTTTGGGCAAGATTTTCCACTGCTTTTTCAATGAAcgatgacatttttttctcttgttttcCTCAATCAGCTGTGatataacctcaaaaaatgttttttggagCATGTCCCAGAAGATGCGGATCCTCACCTATTCAGCAACAATCTCAAGATGTTTTTGGGCACGGAGATTCCCATTGAAGCCTCCTCTCATCTCCTTACAAAGAATGTGAGTGACAACATgaaaaaacacaagaaaattcactaaaaattaaaaattttcagagaatTCCTTCACACATCCCCAGTCTTGGGAATCATCCAGCGAAAGAAgtggaatgaaaagaaaatacggGACATGGACAAGCTTCCTGATGACTA is part of the Lutzomyia longipalpis isolate SR_M1_2022 chromosome 3, ASM2433408v1 genome and harbors:
- the LOC129794087 gene encoding peptide-N(4)-(N-acetyl-beta-glucosaminyl)asparagine amidase produces the protein MSSFIEKAVENLAQKDVEKYRVSVGILLKLLDNVIGEPKNLKYRTIRLENKTIKEKLLVLDGMKDLLIALGFEEDSGCLTLSTKVLVGSLKKHRAIIQNSLEKVTRSEAESAASCSSQQKYQRPVFRKARKHAFNENLNVVRSSNAFLHGIVNRAQLVMSYEDEDLQEFGRQCIPIEKLKLQTQEKLRQIQKAIKAKTWKDPEPAFMDLLLVDFTEWFRNSFFTWINQLPCKVCKQTNGRSSVSVEDGIRVEELHCCSTVTRFYRYEDVATLLTTRMGRCGEYANCFTFLCRCLGYDARYVVATFDHVWTEVYSTTQKRWIHVDPSDSVVDAPLMYQHGWKRNVDYVIAHSKDDIQDVTWRYCNDHTQLLKRRTRCSEDELLRVIIKIRERKQKDCTEAKKKYLAKRTLAEVIGFTVARKPNEDELKGRSSGSLAWKQSRGEQQSNAFFTFTATDMDKQHRQFNLRYSCSNDVYEKYIKSPQELQVIETFPSWNSCQYASHNIFRKVEHDWKMTYLARTEDTNEASIEWRFDFTAQNLSIASVFINFETKIYENGRISLLFMNENGEIVRDVQKLKNSRKFVMKAVLSGGKGDIAWQHTQLFRQPLKCPRYPFEICINFF